The window GAGGGCGCCGCCGAGGCCGTCGCGCTCGGCGCGGAGGGCGTGGGACTGTTCCGCACCGAGTTCCTCTTCCTCAGCGCCTCCTCGGCGCCGACGGTCGAGCAGCAGCGGACGTCGTACGAGCAGCTCCTCCGGGCGTTCCCCGGCAAGAAGGTCGTCGTGCGCGTGCTCGACGCGGGCGCCGACAAGCCCCTGCCCTTCCTCAACGACGCGCACGAGGAGAACCCCGCCCTGGGGCTCCGGGGCCTGCGCGCGCTCCGCGCGAGCGAAGACATCCTCCGCGAGCAGCTCACGGCGCTGGCAGAGGCGGATGCCGCAACCCGGCGCTCCCCCGAGGGCCCGGCCGACCTGTGGGTCATGGCACCGATGGTCGCCACCGTCGAGGAGACGACGTACTTCACGTCGCTGGCCAAGGAGTACGGCATCAGGACCGCGGGCGTGATGGTCGAAGTGCCCTCCTCGGCGCTCCTCGCCGACCGCGTGCTCGCCCACGCCGACTTCGCCTCCATCGGCACGAACGACCTCACCCAGTACACCCTCGCCGCCGACCGCCTGCTCGGTTCGGTCGCGGGGTTCCAGGACCCGTGGCATCCCGCCGTCCTCCGCCTCATCCGCGAGGTGGGCGACGCCGGCCGCGCACACGGCAAGCCCGTGGGGATCTGCGGCGAAGCCGCTGCCGACCCGCTGCTGGCGGTCGTGCTGGTGGGGCTCGGCGCGACGAGCCTGTCGATGGCGCCGAGCGCCCTCGCGGACGTGCGCGCCACCCTCCTGCAGTACACCCTCGACGACGCCCGTGCGATCGCCGAGGCAGCCCTCGCCGCGGATGACGCCGCGGCAGCCCGAGACGCGGCTCTCCTCGCCACCGAACGCGGAGCCGCAACGACAATGAAGGAGACACAGCAATGACAACGACGTCTGTGCCGGCCAAGAAGCCGGGAGGGGTGCGGGTCGGCGTCCAACGCTTCGGCACGTTCCTGTCGGGCATGATCATGCCCAACATCCCCGCGCTCATCGCGTGGGGCATCTTCACCGCGTTCTTCATCGAGGTCGGGTGGACGCCCAACGCCGACCTCGCGACGATCGTCGGACCCTTCATCCACTACCTGCTGCCGATCATCATCGCCTACACCGGCGGCACGATCGTCTACGGCGTGCGCGGCGGCGTGGTCGCCTCGATCGCCGTGATGGGCGCCATCGCCGGGTCGGACAAGCTGGTC of the Microbacterium invictum genome contains:
- the ptsP gene encoding phosphoenolpyruvate--protein phosphotransferase produces the protein MAEPLPAPADEPSTIGEAAERARVDEAVGAVARELEERAEQAGGAAQDVLEAQAMMAEDPTLSDEIGTRLAEGKTGERAVFEAFAAFRDQLTAVGGYLGERAADLDDVAQRVIARLRGVAAPGVPEPGHPFVLVAKDLAPADTALLDLDQVLALVTTEGGPTSHTAILAREKGIVAIVGAAGAASLTEGQSVIVDAAAGVVTADPTDDELQRARSRADARANAASAPITAGALADGTPVPLLANLGKPEGAAEAVALGAEGVGLFRTEFLFLSASSAPTVEQQRTSYEQLLRAFPGKKVVVRVLDAGADKPLPFLNDAHEENPALGLRGLRALRASEDILREQLTALAEADAATRRSPEGPADLWVMAPMVATVEETTYFTSLAKEYGIRTAGVMVEVPSSALLADRVLAHADFASIGTNDLTQYTLAADRLLGSVAGFQDPWHPAVLRLIREVGDAGRAHGKPVGICGEAAADPLLAVVLVGLGATSLSMAPSALADVRATLLQYTLDDARAIAEAALAADDAAAARDAALLATERGAATTMKETQQ